A stretch of the Pan paniscus chromosome 2, NHGRI_mPanPan1-v2.0_pri, whole genome shotgun sequence genome encodes the following:
- the NKIRAS1 gene encoding NF-kappa-B inhibitor-interacting Ras-like protein 1 isoform X1: MGKGCKVVVCGLLSVGKTAILEQLLYGNHTIGMEDCETMEDVYMASVETDRGVKEQLHLYDTRGLQEGVELPKHYFSFADGFVLVYSVNNLESFQRVELLKKEIDKFKDKKEVAIVVLGNKIDLSEQRQVDAEVAQQWAKSEKVRLWEVTVTDRKTLIEPFTLLASKLSQPQSKSSFPLPGRKNKGNSNSEN; this comes from the exons ATGGGAAAGGGCTGCAAGGTTGTGGTTTGTGGATTGTTATCTGTGGGGAAAACTGCAATTTTGGAGCAGCTCCTTTATGGAAATCATACTATTG GAATGGAAGATTGCGAAACAATGGAAGATGTATACATGGCTTCAGTAGAAACAGACCGAGGAGTAAAAGAACAGTTACATCTTTATGACACCAGAGGTCTACAGGAAGGCGTGGAGCTGCCAaagcattatttttcatttgctgaTGGCTTCGTTCTTGTGTACAGTGTGAATAACCTTGAATCCTTTCAAAGAGTGGAGCTTCTGAAGAAAGAAATCGATAAGTTCAAAGACAAAAAAGAG GTAGCAATTGTTGTATTAGGAAACAAAATCGACCTTTCTGAGCAGAGACAAGTGGACGCTGAAGTGGCACAGCAGTGGGCAAAAAGTGAGAAAGTAAGACTGTGGGAGGTGACTGTTACAGATCGGAAAACTCTGATTGAACCATTCACTTTATTAGCCAGTAAACTTTCTCAACCCCAGAGCAAATCAAGCTTTCCTTTGCCTGGGAGGAAAAACAAAGGGAACTCTAATTCTGAGAACTAA
- the RPL15 gene encoding large ribosomal subunit protein eL15 produces MGAYKYIQELWRKKQSDVMRFLLRVRCWQYRQLSALHRAPRPTRPDKARRLGYKAKQGYVIYRIRVRRGGRKRPVPKGATYGKPVHHGVNQLKFARSLQSVAEERAGRHCGALRVLNSYWVGEDSTYKFFEVILIDPFHKAIRRNPDTQWITKPVHKHREMRGLTSAGRKSRGLGKGHKFHHTIGGSRRAAWRRRNTLQLHRYR; encoded by the exons ATGGGTGCATACAAGTACATCCAGGAGCTATGGAGAAAGAAGCAGTCTGATGTCATGCGCTTTCTTCTGAGGGTCCGCTGCTGGCAGTACCGCCAGCTCTCTGCTCTCCACAGGGCTCCCCGCCCCACCCGGCCTGATAAAGCGCGCCGACTGGGCTACAAGGCCAAGCAAG gtTACGTTATATATAGGATTCGTGTTCGCCGTGGTGGCCGAAAACGCCCAGTTCCTAAGGGTGCAACTTACGGCAAGCCTGTACATCATGGTGTTAACCAGCTAAAGTTTGCTCGAAGCCTTCAGTCCGTTGCAGAG GAGCGAGCTGGACGCCACTGTGGGGCTCTGAGAGTCCTGAATTCTTACTGGGTTGGTGAAGATTCCACATACAAATTTTTTGAGGTTATCCTCATTGATCCATTCCATAAAGCTATCAGAAGAAATCCTGACACCCAGTGGATCACCAAACCAGTCCACAAGCACAGGGAGATGCGTGGGCTGACATCTGCAGGCCGAAAGAGCCGTGGCCTTGGAAAGGGCCATAAGTTCCACCACACTATTGGTGGCTCTCGCCGGGCAGCTTGGAGAAGGCGCAATACTCTCCAGCTCCACCGTTACCGCTAA
- the NKIRAS1 gene encoding NF-kappa-B inhibitor-interacting Ras-like protein 1 isoform X2, which produces MGKGCKVVVCGLLSVGKTAILEQLLYGNHTIGMEDCETMEDVYMASVETDRGVKEQLHLYDTRGLQEGVELPKHYFSFADGFVLVYSVNNLESFQRVELLKKEIDKFKDKKEATIVVLGNKIDLSEQRQVDAEVAQQWAKSEKVRLWEVTVTDRKTLIEPFTLLASKLSQPQSKSSFPLPGRKNKGNSNSEN; this is translated from the exons ATGGGAAAGGGCTGCAAGGTTGTGGTTTGTGGATTGTTATCTGTGGGGAAAACTGCAATTTTGGAGCAGCTCCTTTATGGAAATCATACTATTG GAATGGAAGATTGCGAAACAATGGAAGATGTATACATGGCTTCAGTAGAAACAGACCGAGGAGTAAAAGAACAGTTACATCTTTATGACACCAGAGGTCTACAGGAAGGCGTGGAGCTGCCAaagcattatttttcatttgctgaTGGCTTCGTTCTTGTGTACAGTGTGAATAACCTTGAATCCTTTCAAAGAGTGGAGCTTCTGAAGAAAGAAATCGATAAGTTCAAAGACAAAAAAGAGGCAA CAATTGTTGTATTAGGAAACAAAATCGACCTTTCTGAGCAGAGACAAGTGGACGCTGAAGTGGCACAGCAGTGGGCAAAAAGTGAGAAAGTAAGACTGTGGGAGGTGACTGTTACAGATCGGAAAACTCTGATTGAACCATTCACTTTATTAGCCAGTAAACTTTCTCAACCCCAGAGCAAATCAAGCTTTCCTTTGCCTGGGAGGAAAAACAAAGGGAACTCTAATTCTGAGAACTAA